A window from Citrus sinensis cultivar Valencia sweet orange chromosome 3, DVS_A1.0, whole genome shotgun sequence encodes these proteins:
- the LOC102607842 gene encoding endochitinase EP3-like, giving the protein MARLDLFLGLLLLALANIPRNVVCQNSVADLVTPEFFDGIKNQAPATCEGKGFYTRDAFISALSSYPEFGRTDTKREVAAFFAHVTHETTDFCFVEEISKTNPYCTPTPQYPCANGKFYYGRGPIQLTGNGNYIDAGRAIGFDGLNSPETVARDRVISFKTALWYWMRYVHSALNQGFGETIRKINGPAECGGQNRAQVQDRVRRYTDYCKRFGVDPGPNLEC; this is encoded by the exons ATGGCCCGGCTTGATCTTTTCCTGGGGTTACTTCTACTTGCCTTAGCCAACATTCCCAGAAATGTAGTGTGTCAAAACTCCGTAGCCGATCTTGTGACTCCGGAATTTTTTGACGGCATTAAGAATCAGGCTCCAGCAACTTGTGAAGGGAAGGGGTTCTATACAAGAGATGCATTTATTAGTGCTCTCAGTTCATATCCTGAATTCGGTAGAACTGATACTAAGCGTGAAGTTGCCGCATTTTTTGCCCATGTCACTCATGAAACAACAG ATTTTTGCTTCGTAGAAGAGATTAGTAAGACAAATCCTTATTGTACACCGACTCCTCAATATCCATGTGCCAATGGTAAATTCTACTATGGCCGGGGACCGATTCAGCTCACCGGAAACGGAAACTACATAGATGCCGGAAGGGCCATCGGTTTCGACGGTCTGAACTCTCCGGAAACGGTGGCCAGGGACCGTGTCATATCTTTCAAGACTGCTTTGTGGTATTGGATGAGATACGTGCACTCAGCACTAAACCAAGGTTTTGGTGAAACAATTCGGAAAATTAATGGTCCTGCTGAATGCGGCGGCCAAAACCGTGCACAAGTTCAGGATCGCGTTAGGCGTTACACTGATTATTGCAAAAGATTTGGTGTTGATCCTGGACCAAATCTCGAGTGCTGA